Proteins encoded by one window of Puntigrus tetrazona isolate hp1 chromosome 17, ASM1883169v1, whole genome shotgun sequence:
- the prlh2r gene encoding prolactin releasing hormone 2 receptor yields the protein MADMDYLHNESWTNMSSDASASSFSGLQLLMDLKPLFIPLYAMLVLVACSGNLLLLILIGLNKKLHSTTNFLIGNLALVDLIMCLFCVPLTAFYAFDERGWVFGQFMCHFVTLMQTATVFAAVLSLTAIAVDRYVVVAYPIRRRGGRSFCAWLVVSIWLCALAMSTPTALHTVYLDLSATGHEMVICEEFWQGQELSRLIYSCFFLLLSYFVPLAAVSISYCAISCHLQHRATPRLMAATPSNQEKWGRKRRKTFRLLLVSVLSFAFSWLPLQVVNLIRDLDTDFAILSKNHINVIQVSCHLLAMSSACYNPFIYASLHNKFLSYLCQNIFRRRRPHGTQSSLTTSSRVLRLNTSSTLTDIPMAISKISQY from the coding sequence ATGGCGGACATGGACTATCTCCATAACGAATCGTGGACAAACATGTCTTCAGATGCATCTGCCTCATCTTTCAGTGGACTGCAGCTCCTAATGGACCTGAAGCCACTCTTCATCCCTCTGTATGCCATGCTCGTCCTGGTAGCCTGCTCTGGAaatctcctcctcctcatcctcatcgGCCTGAACAAGAAACTTCACAGCACTACAAACTTCCTCATCGGAAACCTAGCGCTGGTTGACCTCATCATGTGCCTGTTCTGCGTTCCCCTGACTGCGTTTTACGCCTTCGATGAGCGTGGTTGGGTTTTTGGCCAGTTCATGTGTCATTTTGTTACCCTGATGCAGACCGCGACTGTGTTTGCGGCCGTTCTGTCGTTAACCGCCATCGCGGTGGACCGATACGTGGTGGTCGCGTACCCGATTCGCCGTCGTGGAGGTCGTTCCTTCTGCGCTTGGTTGGTGGTCAGCATTTGGCTCTGTGCGTTAGCAATGTCCACCCCGACGGCTCTGCACACGGTCTACCTGGATCTGAGCGCAACGGGGCACGAGATGGTCATTTGCGAGGAGTTCTGGCAGGGGCAGGAGCTCAGTCGTCTAATATATTCATGTTTCTTCTTGCTCCTTTCTTATTTTGTTCCTCTAGCAGCAGTTTCCATATCCTACTGTGCAATCTCCTGCCACCTGCAACACAGAGCTACGCCTCGGCTCATGGCTGCTACACCCTCCAACCAGGAAAAGTGGGGGCGAAAGAGGCGTAAAACGTTTCGACTCCTACTGGTGTCCGTTCTGTCATTCGCATTTTCCTGGCTTCCCTTGCAGGTGGTCAACCTCATACGTGACCTGGACACCGACTTCGCCATCCTCAGCAAGAATCACATCAACGTGATCCAGGTGTCGTGCCATTTGTTAGCCATGAGCTCGGCTTGCTACAACCCCTTCATTTACGCTTCTCTGCACAACAAGTTTCTTTCATATCTATGCCAGAACATATTTAGAAGAAGAAGACCTCATGGTACTCAGAGCAGCCTCACAACCTCCAGCCGAGTACTTCGCTTGAATACTTCTAGCACTCTGACCGACATTCCCATGGCCATTAGCAAGATTTCGCAATACTGA
- the ccdc32 gene encoding coiled-coil domain-containing protein 32: MIDDFETHAVRSSGDLWSEVCSSLPEPQEQDGGQFTDSFEPSSPGNPQSNSPRASFCPWEPMADSEVYIASLESRLKRIKGQSNEVTSREMLRSLSQAKKECWDRFLHDAQTSELFQEGNFDQSALEQFKRWLSPERVAINAEELEYLLLPAQNNEAPANSTQTDTPCEEEECPSPEK, translated from the exons ATGATCGACGACTTCGAAACCCACGCGGTCCGGTCTAGTGGGGATCTGTGGTCTGAGGTCTGCTCCAGTCTGCCAGAGCCTCAGGAACAGGATGGTGGACAGTTTACAGACTCATTTGAGCCTTCCTCTCCAGGAAACCCTCAGAGCAACTCTCCCAGAGCTTCCTTCTGCCCCTGGGAACCAATGGCTGACTCTGAGGTTTACATCGCCAGTTTAG AAAGCCGATTGAAGAGGATCAAGGGACAGTCGAATGAAGTAACATCAAGGGAAATGCTCCGTTCCTTGTCCCAGGCTAAAAAGGAATGCTGGGATAGATTCCTTCATGATGCCCAAACCTCCGAATTGTTTCAGGAAGGGAACTTTGATCAGAG TGCTTTGGAGCAGTTCAAGCGCTGGCTGTCTCCTGAAAGGGTGGCCATCAATGCAGAAGAGCTGGAGTACCTTCTCTTGCCCGCACAGAACAACGAGGCTCCTGCCAACTCAACCCAAACCGACACGCCATGTGAGGAGGAAGAGTGCCCGAGCCCTGAGAAATAA